One region of Streptomyces subrutilus genomic DNA includes:
- a CDS encoding DUF3159 domain-containing protein — protein sequence MTSLDKPSTPEPGSPHGAPADDQSAVTQAALFDAFGGIRGTVETMLPGLLFVMIYTINRDVKLSALAAGAVAVLLVIVRLLRKDTVKHAFSGVFGVGVGVAFALFTGSAKGFYLPGMIYGAGLGVAFTVSALVGFPLLGVILGPVFKENLSWRTRNPGRKKAYVKASLAWGIIFLVKYAILFPLYWWGDATQLGWVLIALKLPPMVLAVYFTWLFLAKAPPPIDVIAEWEAKEAAETAARENRA from the coding sequence GTGACGTCACTCGACAAACCGTCCACCCCCGAACCCGGTAGCCCCCACGGCGCTCCCGCCGACGATCAGAGCGCGGTGACGCAGGCGGCGCTGTTCGACGCCTTCGGCGGTATCCGGGGCACCGTGGAGACGATGCTCCCCGGGCTGCTGTTCGTCATGATCTACACGATCAACCGGGACGTGAAGCTGTCCGCGCTCGCGGCGGGCGCGGTCGCGGTGCTGCTGGTGATCGTGCGGCTGCTGCGCAAGGACACGGTGAAGCACGCCTTCAGCGGGGTCTTCGGCGTGGGCGTGGGCGTGGCCTTCGCCCTGTTCACGGGCAGCGCGAAGGGCTTCTACCTGCCGGGCATGATCTACGGAGCCGGCCTGGGCGTGGCCTTCACGGTCTCGGCGCTGGTGGGCTTCCCGCTGCTGGGCGTGATCCTCGGGCCGGTGTTCAAGGAGAACCTGTCCTGGCGCACCCGCAACCCCGGCCGCAAGAAGGCGTACGTCAAGGCGAGCCTGGCCTGGGGGATCATCTTCCTGGTCAAGTACGCGATCCTCTTCCCGCTGTACTGGTGGGGCGACGCGACGCAGCTGGGCTGGGTCCTGATCGCGCTGAAGCTCCCGCCGATGGTGCTCGCGGTGTACTTCACCTGGCTCTTCCTGGCCAAGGCCCCGCCGCCGATCGACGTGATCGCGGAATGGGAAGCGAAGGAAGCCGCGGAGACGGCAGCCCGCGAAAACCGCGCGTAG
- a CDS encoding sensor histidine kinase: protein MGRGKLRIYLGAAPGVGKTYAMLSEGHRRVERGANCVVGFVEHHGRPRTEVMLHGLDQVPRRQLSHRGAAFTEMDVDAVLARRPAIALVDELAHTNVPGSRNAKRWQDVEELLKAGIDVVSTVNIQHLESLGDVVESITGVRQRETVPDEVVRRADQIELVDMSPQALRRRMAHGNIYQSDKVDAALSNYFRPGNLTALRELALLWVADRADEYLQQYRGEHGIRSTWQARERIVVGLTGGPEGRTLIRRASRIAAKGSGSEILAVYIARSDGLTAASPKELAVQRTLVEDLGGTFHHVIGDNVPEALLAFAGGVNATQIVLGSSRRKTWQYVLGPGVGATVARDSGPDLDVHIVTHEAVARGRGLPVVRSASRLGRPRLVAGWVVGVLLPVLLCLLLTHIEADVGLANDMLLFLALTVAAALLGGLWPALASAAVGSLLLNYFFAPPLHRLTVSDPKNIVAIAVFFGVAVSVASVVDLAARRTHQAARLRAESEILSFLAGSVLRGETSLEALLVRVRETFAMESVALLERDGEVEPWRRAGSVGPDPVDRPEDADVDMPIGDHMALALTGRVLPAEDRRVLGAFAAQAAVVLDRQRLVGAAEEARRQAEGNRIRTALLAAVSHDLRTPLASIKASVSSLRSDDVDWSEEDRAELLAGIEDGADRLDHLVGNLLDMSRLQTGTVTPLIREIDLDEVIPMALGGVPEDSVVLDVPETLPMVAVDPGLLERTVANVVENAVKYSRPGERVLVAASFLGDRVEVRVVDRGPGVPDEAKDRIFAPFQRHGDAPRGAGVGLGLAVARGFAEAMDGALAAEDTPGGGLTMVLTLRAAARDGADRVERDHDRDPLIRQKAGPQ, encoded by the coding sequence ATGGGACGCGGCAAGCTCAGGATCTATCTCGGCGCGGCACCCGGTGTGGGCAAGACCTACGCGATGCTCTCCGAAGGCCACCGCAGGGTGGAGCGGGGCGCGAACTGCGTGGTCGGCTTCGTCGAGCACCACGGGCGGCCGCGCACGGAGGTCATGCTGCACGGCCTGGACCAGGTGCCGCGCAGGCAGCTGAGCCACCGCGGGGCCGCCTTCACCGAGATGGACGTGGACGCCGTCCTCGCCCGGCGCCCGGCCATAGCGCTCGTGGACGAGCTCGCGCACACCAACGTGCCCGGCTCGCGCAACGCCAAGCGCTGGCAGGACGTGGAGGAGCTGCTGAAGGCCGGCATCGACGTGGTGTCGACCGTCAACATCCAGCACCTGGAGTCCCTCGGGGACGTGGTCGAGTCGATCACCGGGGTGCGGCAGCGGGAGACCGTGCCGGACGAGGTGGTGCGGCGGGCCGACCAGATCGAACTCGTCGACATGTCGCCGCAGGCCCTGCGCCGGCGGATGGCGCACGGCAATATCTACCAGTCGGACAAGGTCGACGCGGCCCTGTCCAACTACTTCCGCCCCGGCAACCTGACCGCGCTGCGCGAGCTGGCGCTGCTGTGGGTGGCCGACCGGGCCGACGAGTACCTCCAGCAGTACCGCGGCGAGCACGGCATCCGCTCCACCTGGCAGGCGCGGGAGCGGATCGTCGTCGGGCTCACCGGCGGGCCGGAGGGGCGCACCCTGATCAGGCGGGCCTCCCGGATCGCCGCCAAGGGCTCGGGGAGCGAGATCCTCGCGGTCTACATCGCCCGCAGCGACGGGCTGACCGCGGCCTCGCCCAAGGAGCTGGCCGTCCAGCGGACCCTGGTGGAGGACCTGGGAGGAACGTTTCACCATGTGATCGGCGACAACGTTCCCGAGGCGCTCCTCGCCTTCGCCGGCGGGGTCAACGCCACCCAGATCGTGCTCGGCTCCAGCCGCCGCAAGACCTGGCAGTACGTACTGGGCCCCGGCGTCGGCGCCACCGTCGCCCGCGACTCCGGACCCGACCTCGACGTCCACATCGTCACCCACGAGGCGGTGGCCAGGGGGCGAGGCCTGCCCGTGGTCCGCTCGGCCTCCCGGCTGGGGCGTCCCCGGCTCGTGGCGGGCTGGGTGGTGGGCGTGCTGCTGCCCGTGCTGCTCTGCCTGCTGCTCACGCACATCGAGGCGGACGTCGGCCTCGCCAACGACATGCTGCTCTTCCTGGCGCTGACGGTGGCGGCCGCGCTGCTGGGCGGCCTGTGGCCGGCCCTGGCCTCCGCCGCCGTCGGATCGCTGCTGCTGAACTACTTCTTCGCCCCGCCCCTGCACCGGCTCACGGTCTCCGACCCGAAGAACATCGTGGCCATCGCCGTCTTCTTCGGGGTGGCCGTCTCCGTGGCCTCCGTGGTGGACCTGGCCGCCCGGCGCACGCACCAGGCGGCCCGGCTGCGCGCCGAGTCCGAGATCCTCTCCTTCCTGGCGGGCAGCGTGCTGCGCGGGGAGACCAGCCTGGAGGCGCTGCTGGTGCGGGTGCGCGAGACCTTCGCCATGGAGTCCGTGGCCCTGCTCGAGCGGGACGGCGAGGTCGAGCCGTGGCGGCGGGCCGGCAGCGTGGGCCCCGACCCGGTGGACCGGCCCGAGGACGCCGATGTCGACATGCCGATCGGCGACCACATGGCGCTGGCCCTGACGGGGCGGGTGCTGCCCGCCGAGGACCGCCGCGTGCTCGGCGCCTTCGCCGCCCAGGCGGCCGTGGTCCTGGACCGGCAGCGGCTGGTCGGGGCGGCCGAGGAGGCCCGCAGGCAGGCCGAGGGCAACCGGATCCGGACCGCGCTGCTGGCCGCCGTCAGCCACGACCTGCGGACACCGCTGGCCTCCATCAAGGCCTCCGTGAGCTCCCTGCGCTCCGACGACGTGGACTGGTCCGAGGAGGACCGGGCCGAGCTCCTGGCGGGCATCGAGGACGGCGCCGACCGGCTGGACCACCTCGTGGGCAACCTGCTGGACATGTCCCGGCTGCAGACCGGCACCGTCACCCCGCTGATCCGGGAGATCGACCTCGACGAGGTGATCCCGATGGCGCTGGGCGGCGTACCGGAGGACAGCGTGGTGCTCGACGTGCCCGAGACGCTGCCCATGGTGGCCGTGGACCCGGGGCTGCTGGAGCGGACCGTGGCCAACGTGGTGGAGAACGCCGTCAAGTACAGCCGCCCCGGGGAGCGGGTGCTGGTCGCGGCCAGCTTCCTCGGCGACCGGGTCGAGGTGCGGGTGGTCGACCGGGGGCCCGGCGTGCCCGACGAGGCCAAGGACAGGATCTTCGCCCCATTCCAGCGGCACGGCGACGCGCCGCGGGGGGCCGGGGTGGGCCTCGGGCTCGCCGTGGCCCGGGGCTTCGCCGAGGCGATGGACGGCGCCCTCGCGGCCGAGGACACCCCCGGCGGCGGGCTCACCATGGTGCTGACCCTGCGGGCGGCCGCGCGGGACGGAGCGGACAGAGTGGAACGTGATCACGACCGTGATCCGCTGATACGACAGAAGGCAGGACCTCAATGA
- a CDS encoding potassium channel family protein gives MRVAIAGAGAVGRSIAGELLENGHEVLLVDKAPTAISVERVPQAEWLLADACEITSLDEAALQRCNVVIAATGDDKVNLVVSLLAKTEYGVPRVVARVNNPKNEWLFNESWGVDVAVSTPRLMSALVEEAVSVGDLVRLLRFSHGDANLVELTLPADSSVAGTQISDITWPEDTSLVTIIRGNRVLTPHAEETLEPGDELLFVAAQAREEQLEDLLQARR, from the coding sequence ATGAGAGTCGCGATCGCCGGGGCAGGCGCGGTGGGCCGTTCCATCGCGGGCGAGCTGCTGGAGAACGGGCACGAGGTGCTCCTGGTCGACAAGGCCCCGACCGCCATCTCCGTGGAGCGGGTGCCGCAGGCCGAGTGGCTGCTGGCCGACGCCTGCGAGATCACCTCGCTGGACGAGGCGGCGCTGCAGCGCTGCAACGTGGTCATCGCGGCGACCGGCGACGACAAGGTCAACCTCGTCGTCTCGCTGCTCGCCAAGACCGAGTACGGGGTCCCGCGCGTGGTGGCCCGGGTCAACAACCCGAAGAACGAGTGGCTCTTCAACGAGTCCTGGGGCGTCGACGTCGCGGTGTCCACACCGCGTCTGATGTCGGCCCTGGTCGAGGAGGCCGTCAGCGTCGGCGACCTGGTACGGCTGCTGCGCTTCAGCCACGGCGACGCCAACCTGGTCGAGCTGACCCTGCCCGCCGACTCGTCCGTCGCCGGCACCCAGATCAGCGACATCACCTGGCCCGAGGACACCTCGCTGGTCACGATCATCCGGGGCAACCGGGTGCTGACCCCGCACGCGGAGGAGACCCTGGAGCCGGGCGACGAGCTGCTCTTCGTGGCCGCGCAGGCGCGGGAGGAGCAGCTGGAGGACCTGCTGCAGGCCCGGCGGTAG
- a CDS encoding OB-fold nucleic acid binding domain-containing protein → MSAEPRPEKPAKPARPVGRFRRMIERLSTSQEELHSAELQEDAEAAGCTRICDCHDRQIVKVTGTLRTVTLRPRAGVPALEAELFDGSAALDVVWLGRRSIVGIEPGRRMIASGRISMTHGRRVLFNPKYELRPLGQEH, encoded by the coding sequence ATGAGTGCTGAACCGCGTCCCGAGAAGCCCGCGAAGCCGGCCAGGCCGGTGGGCCGGTTCCGCCGGATGATAGAGCGGCTGTCCACCTCCCAGGAGGAGCTGCATTCGGCGGAGCTTCAAGAGGACGCAGAGGCCGCGGGGTGCACGCGGATCTGCGACTGCCACGACCGGCAGATAGTCAAGGTGACCGGCACCCTGCGTACGGTCACCTTGCGGCCGCGCGCCGGCGTCCCCGCCCTGGAGGCGGAGCTGTTCGACGGCTCGGCGGCGCTGGACGTGGTGTGGCTCGGGCGTCGCTCGATCGTGGGAATCGAGCCCGGACGGCGCATGATCGCCTCGGGCCGCATCTCCATGACCCACGGCCGTCGGGTGCTCTTCAACCCGAAGTACGAACTCCGACCGCTCGGACAGGAGCACTGA
- a CDS encoding response regulator, translating to MTRVLVVEDEPQIVRALVINLKARKYEVDAAADGAGALELAAARHPDVVLLDLGLPDMDGIEVIKGLRGWTRVPILVLSARHTSDEKVEALDAGADDYVTKPFGMDELLARLRAAVRRAEPAAGSGEDEVVVETAGFTVDLAAKKAVREGRDVRLTPTEWHLLEVLVRNAGKLVSQKQLLREVWGPSYGTETNYLRVYMAQLRRKLEADPSHPRHFITEPGMGYRFER from the coding sequence ATGACCCGGGTGCTCGTGGTGGAAGACGAGCCGCAGATCGTCCGAGCCCTCGTGATCAATCTGAAGGCGCGCAAGTACGAGGTCGACGCGGCGGCCGACGGAGCGGGCGCCCTGGAGCTCGCGGCGGCCCGCCACCCCGACGTGGTCCTCCTCGACCTCGGCCTGCCCGACATGGACGGCATCGAGGTGATCAAGGGCCTGCGGGGCTGGACCAGGGTGCCGATCCTGGTGCTCTCCGCCCGCCACACCTCCGACGAGAAGGTCGAGGCACTGGACGCGGGCGCCGACGACTACGTCACCAAGCCCTTCGGCATGGACGAGCTGCTGGCCCGGCTGCGCGCGGCCGTCCGCCGGGCCGAGCCGGCCGCCGGCTCCGGCGAGGACGAGGTGGTCGTGGAGACCGCGGGCTTCACCGTGGACCTGGCCGCGAAGAAGGCCGTACGGGAGGGGCGCGACGTCCGGCTCACGCCCACCGAGTGGCACCTGCTGGAGGTCCTGGTCCGCAACGCCGGCAAGCTGGTCAGCCAGAAGCAGCTGCTGCGGGAGGTCTGGGGCCCCTCGTACGGCACGGAGACGAACTACCTGCGGGTCTACATGGCGCAACTGCGGCGCAAACTGGAGGCCGACCCCTCGCACCCGCGGCACTTCATCACCGAACCGGGCATGGGATACCGCTTCGAGAGGTAG